One genomic window of Chrysiogenes arsenatis DSM 11915 includes the following:
- a CDS encoding ComF family protein has translation MEKTAPLLRTLLQFSRCVCFPPRCRHCGAVMSQDSVPLCQLCQSLVVLKPLLQRIDGLPVTSLASYNSPLFSLLKAWKYRKDMLAADYIIRWWQSAAVLHVDRSMVTASYPPVFWGKSLLRGFIPARVLAENIGMPLSIPFCQVMPRASQVALGRQKRLLSGFRGLVYLGKISPTMIIVDDIITTGATLNRYAHVCAARGTEKITALTLLRAEE, from the coding sequence ATGGAAAAAACAGCTCCGCTGTTGCGCACACTTCTACAATTTTCGCGCTGTGTCTGCTTTCCGCCACGATGTCGCCACTGTGGCGCTGTGATGAGTCAGGATAGCGTTCCCCTCTGTCAACTCTGTCAGTCGCTGGTTGTACTCAAGCCGCTCTTGCAGCGTATAGATGGACTTCCGGTCACTTCCTTAGCATCGTATAACTCGCCTCTCTTTTCGCTGTTGAAAGCGTGGAAATATCGTAAAGACATGCTGGCTGCGGACTATATTATTCGCTGGTGGCAGTCTGCTGCCGTGTTGCATGTTGACCGGTCGATGGTGACGGCCAGTTACCCGCCGGTATTCTGGGGGAAGTCACTGTTGCGCGGATTTATTCCGGCAAGGGTGTTGGCGGAAAATATTGGCATGCCGCTTTCTATCCCCTTTTGTCAAGTTATGCCACGGGCGTCACAGGTCGCACTTGGGCGGCAAAAGCGACTACTCAGCGGATTCCGCGGGTTGGTTTATCTTGGTAAAATCTCGCCTACTATGATAATAGTGGATGATATCATCACCACAGGGGCAACCCTTAACCGGTATGCTCACGTTTGTGCCGCGCGTGGAACTGAAAAAATTACTGCACTGACATTATTACGTGCAGAGGAGTGA
- a CDS encoding PAS domain-containing protein — protein sequence MSPSLSPLDIKFLELFAQTLLASNCFSQLILGYGGRNTFTLHLRATPTQVHAKVIEAEYRDNPLSQLVQKIMTTRAASSLTLKQGDVSFQMLGFPLPHYAEGGFVIFDSRDVAPEFPEDAVAFLRTKSYAVCSLKDPLIQSFDGYQRKVDQLKSEMMSMCFEFEQNERKNVSSLKDKLKETDELLEIIKRSRNKLYKLFDNISVGLCSVNRDNRIVSANRHFAVMAGKKEVKDVIDTPIGRYMNLGTQEDVTDISDCLIGQAFESHESVSTVLDAFQGKSGVYSVELFALGEQGVSDEVGIFVKDMSDLAATQRSFQDFQKFAKKKFETMGSLHKEYQSVVEKHKMLMGKYLQLTKDFESMSHKCSTLQVKYEQSAKLLAKDGMSKLLAEKVELQRKSREAVHLLTKQKTTVDNLMTERGMLLENTAEGYRKILYQMTTFTNKIDSLLSRSSGLNTRQLEDMQQMLQTTNGGIREVSDRLGPLLQMINTTRGLMADMSTNQNFVASEMAVENVDTIENLPALVPVEAESVPYVPSQAPADAGSSEGIQLFRLNT from the coding sequence ATGAGTCCATCGCTTTCCCCTCTCGATATTAAATTTCTTGAGTTGTTTGCCCAAACACTCCTTGCGAGTAATTGTTTTTCGCAGCTCATTCTTGGGTACGGCGGACGCAACACATTTACGCTGCATCTGCGTGCGACACCTACGCAGGTGCATGCTAAGGTTATTGAGGCGGAATATCGTGACAATCCACTGAGCCAACTCGTGCAAAAAATTATGACTACGAGGGCAGCATCTTCCTTAACGCTGAAGCAGGGTGATGTGAGTTTCCAGATGTTGGGATTTCCTTTGCCGCACTATGCGGAAGGGGGGTTTGTTATTTTTGATAGTCGGGATGTGGCACCAGAGTTTCCTGAAGATGCCGTTGCGTTTCTGCGAACAAAATCATATGCCGTCTGTTCCTTAAAAGATCCATTGATTCAGTCTTTTGATGGATACCAACGCAAGGTTGATCAACTCAAAAGCGAAATGATGTCGATGTGTTTTGAATTTGAGCAAAACGAGCGTAAAAATGTGTCATCGCTCAAGGATAAACTGAAAGAAACTGACGAGCTGCTCGAAATTATTAAACGAAGCCGTAATAAGCTGTATAAACTTTTTGATAATATTTCAGTAGGGCTTTGCTCCGTCAACCGCGACAATCGAATCGTTAGTGCTAATCGCCATTTTGCGGTTATGGCAGGGAAAAAAGAGGTAAAGGACGTCATCGATACCCCGATTGGCAGGTATATGAATCTTGGCACGCAAGAGGATGTCACGGATATTTCTGATTGTCTTATTGGTCAGGCGTTTGAGAGTCACGAAAGTGTGTCAACAGTGCTTGATGCCTTTCAGGGCAAGAGCGGTGTGTACTCGGTAGAACTTTTTGCGTTGGGCGAACAAGGCGTTTCTGATGAGGTGGGGATTTTTGTGAAAGACATGAGTGACCTTGCCGCAACGCAACGTTCCTTCCAAGATTTCCAGAAATTTGCCAAAAAGAAGTTCGAAACCATGGGGAGTTTACACAAGGAATATCAGTCGGTAGTGGAGAAGCATAAAATGCTTATGGGAAAATATCTCCAGCTTACGAAAGATTTTGAAAGCATGTCGCATAAATGTTCAACTCTTCAGGTGAAATATGAACAGTCAGCAAAACTGCTTGCCAAAGATGGGATGTCGAAACTGCTTGCCGAAAAAGTTGAATTACAACGGAAATCACGTGAAGCGGTGCACTTATTGACCAAGCAAAAGACGACGGTTGATAACCTGATGACTGAGCGAGGGATGCTCCTCGAAAACACCGCCGAGGGGTATCGCAAGATTCTCTATCAAATGACGACATTTACCAATAAAATCGACTCATTATTATCTCGATCATCTGGATTGAATACCCGTCAGCTTGAAGATATGCAGCAAATGTTGCAAACAACAAACGGTGGAATTCGTGAAGTTTCAGACCGATTAGGACCTCTTTTACAAATGATCAACACCACGCGTGGCCTTATGGCCGATATGAGCACGAACCAAAATTTTGTCGCCAGCGAAATGGCAGTAGAGAACGTGGATACGATCGAAAATCTCCCTGCTTTGGTACCTGTCGAAGCAGAAAGTGTGCCATATGTCCCTTCGCAAGCACCTGCTGACGCGGGAAGCTCTGAAGGAATTCAACTGTTTCGATTGAATACATAG
- the gap gene encoding type I glyceraldehyde-3-phosphate dehydrogenase yields the protein MAIKVAINGFGRIGRGVFRIASTRTDIEIVAINDLTDAQTLAHLLKYDSVQGTFQQDVVAGDGAIIVNGKTIKIYAEKDPAKLPWGALGVEYVVESTGIFTDRDKAAAHLTAGAKKVIISAPGKNEDLTIVLGVNEEKYNPASHHVVSNASCTTNCLAPVAKVLLDTFGIAKGLMTTIHSYTNDQRILDLPHKDLRRARAAAMSMIPTTTGAAKAVALVLPTLKGKLDGLAVRVPTPNVSMVDFVCEVERPTTVEEVNGALKAAAEGPLKGILQYCDLPLVSVDFVGNSSSSIVDADNTKVIGGNMVKVFAWYDNEWGYSSRVVDLVSFMSSKG from the coding sequence ATGGCAATTAAAGTGGCAATCAACGGATTTGGTCGAATCGGTCGTGGAGTATTTCGGATCGCCAGCACTCGCACCGATATTGAAATCGTCGCCATTAACGATCTGACGGATGCGCAAACTCTCGCCCATCTTCTGAAATACGACTCCGTGCAAGGGACGTTCCAGCAGGACGTTGTTGCTGGAGACGGAGCCATCATTGTAAACGGAAAAACCATCAAGATTTATGCTGAAAAAGACCCGGCAAAGCTCCCTTGGGGTGCGCTCGGGGTTGAATATGTGGTGGAGTCCACTGGTATTTTTACGGATCGCGATAAAGCGGCCGCTCACCTTACCGCTGGCGCAAAGAAAGTTATTATTTCGGCTCCTGGGAAAAATGAAGATCTGACCATCGTGTTGGGCGTGAATGAAGAAAAGTACAATCCCGCTTCGCACCATGTTGTTTCCAATGCTTCCTGTACCACCAACTGTTTAGCACCGGTGGCAAAAGTGTTGCTGGATACCTTTGGTATTGCGAAGGGGTTAATGACCACTATTCACTCGTATACCAACGATCAACGTATTCTCGATCTTCCACATAAAGATTTGCGTCGGGCACGTGCCGCCGCGATGAGCATGATTCCAACCACGACAGGAGCGGCGAAAGCGGTGGCGCTGGTATTGCCAACCCTCAAAGGGAAACTCGATGGCCTTGCGGTGCGGGTTCCAACGCCCAACGTTTCTATGGTGGACTTTGTCTGCGAAGTAGAGCGCCCAACAACCGTAGAAGAAGTAAATGGAGCACTGAAGGCAGCCGCCGAAGGGCCACTGAAGGGAATCCTCCAATACTGTGATCTTCCACTGGTGAGTGTCGATTTCGTGGGGAATAGCAGCTCCAGTATTGTTGATGCCGATAACACCAAGGTGATTGGTGGGAATATGGTGAAGGTTTTTGCGTGGTATGACAACGAGTGGGGATATTCATCGCGTGTTGTGGATTTAGTATCCTTCATGTCTAGCAAGGGGTAA
- a CDS encoding phosphoglycerate kinase, protein MRKKSVKEVSLAGKRVWTRVDFNVPVKDGVVTDATRIEAALSTIRYIVEQGGKVILASHFGRPKGERRDDMSLAPVAPLLSQILGQPVAFAPDCIGAEVDSMIAAMKNGDVVLLENTRFHKGEEKNDPTLSQQFAAQCDVYVNDAFGAAHRAHSSTAGICDYVQEKVCGFLMEQEIEYLGAKIAAADRPFVAILGGAKVSDKIPVIENLIPKVDAILIGGAMAYTFLAAQGVSTGKSMVEEDKKDLALQLLAKATAAGVTIGLPIDHVVGREFSEVTEKKMTADRAIGEGWMGLDIGPQTIKHYERLIGDAKTVLWNGPMGVFEWKSFSEGTYAVAHAMAANTQAITIVGGGDSVSAVNKSGTAAQMSHISTGGGASLELLEGKILPGVDCLNDK, encoded by the coding sequence ATGCGCAAAAAATCGGTTAAGGAAGTTTCCCTCGCCGGGAAACGAGTCTGGACGCGGGTAGACTTTAATGTTCCCGTGAAGGATGGAGTCGTTACCGATGCTACGCGCATTGAGGCTGCCCTCAGCACGATACGTTACATTGTTGAACAAGGAGGCAAGGTTATCCTTGCCTCTCATTTTGGTCGCCCCAAAGGCGAACGTCGCGATGATATGTCGCTTGCACCAGTTGCACCGCTCTTATCTCAAATCCTTGGACAGCCAGTAGCCTTTGCGCCCGATTGTATTGGTGCTGAGGTGGACAGCATGATTGCCGCAATGAAAAATGGCGATGTTGTGCTGTTGGAAAACACCCGTTTCCATAAAGGTGAAGAGAAAAACGACCCAACGCTTTCGCAGCAGTTTGCCGCGCAGTGCGATGTGTATGTGAACGATGCCTTTGGTGCGGCACACCGCGCACATAGTTCTACTGCTGGGATTTGCGATTATGTGCAGGAGAAGGTGTGCGGCTTCCTGATGGAACAAGAAATCGAATATCTCGGTGCGAAAATTGCTGCTGCTGATCGCCCTTTTGTCGCCATTTTGGGTGGCGCGAAGGTCTCTGATAAAATTCCCGTCATTGAAAATCTGATTCCAAAAGTTGACGCTATTCTAATTGGTGGCGCTATGGCCTATACCTTCCTTGCTGCACAAGGTGTAAGCACAGGGAAATCTATGGTGGAAGAAGATAAAAAAGATCTTGCGCTTCAGTTGCTTGCAAAAGCAACGGCTGCAGGGGTAACTATTGGACTTCCGATTGACCATGTTGTCGGCAGAGAGTTTTCCGAAGTAACCGAAAAGAAAATGACAGCAGACCGCGCGATTGGCGAAGGGTGGATGGGGCTCGACATTGGGCCACAAACCATCAAGCACTACGAGCGACTCATTGGTGATGCGAAGACGGTGTTATGGAATGGCCCGATGGGAGTTTTCGAGTGGAAAAGCTTTTCTGAAGGGACATATGCCGTAGCCCATGCGATGGCGGCAAATACACAAGCGATCACGATTGTTGGCGGCGGCGATAGTGTGAGTGCGGTCAATAAAAGTGGTACAGCTGCGCAGATGTCGCATATTTCTACTGGGGGAGGAGCAAGCCTAGAATTGCTTGAAGGAAAAATTCTCCCTGGCGTCGACTGTCTGAACGATAAATAG
- a CDS encoding ATP synthase F0 subunit B yields MIDLNVTFFVQLVNFLVFLVLLNIIVVKPLLRAIEKREKTIADAKASVQNTDDLVARKKAEYEAALEKHRAEARAKAEAARVDALKVQEEVLGSAKQDAGKILAAGMGEIEAQLAQAKAQLNVESKAIAQLIVQKIVGRAS; encoded by the coding sequence GTGATTGACCTGAATGTGACGTTTTTTGTTCAGCTGGTCAATTTCCTCGTTTTTCTGGTACTTCTGAACATTATTGTGGTGAAGCCACTGCTCAGAGCTATCGAGAAGCGGGAGAAAACGATTGCTGACGCAAAAGCCAGCGTCCAGAACACCGACGATCTTGTCGCGCGCAAAAAAGCCGAATACGAAGCCGCACTGGAGAAACACCGTGCGGAAGCTCGTGCAAAGGCCGAAGCCGCCAGAGTCGATGCTCTGAAAGTGCAGGAAGAGGTGCTTGGGAGTGCGAAGCAAGACGCCGGTAAAATCCTCGCAGCTGGTATGGGAGAAATTGAGGCACAATTGGCTCAAGCGAAGGCTCAACTGAACGTTGAATCCAAAGCGATTGCCCAGTTGATTGTCCAGAAAATTGTTGGGAGGGCTTCATGA
- a CDS encoding ATP synthase F0 subunit B — protein sequence MKKALSLVVLGVLAVPAVAFAAGDPADMIPKAINLAILLGAIVYFGKKYVVDFFSNRTATIEKELNAARIAKQEAEQKAKEYEEKYRAVEKELSEMKATSEKIAQEERERIIRDAHELAEKMVANAKASIEIEFKKATNTIRQGIVAEALEQASGSLRSSLNAANNEVLVKEYIVAVKGES from the coding sequence ATGAAAAAAGCTCTCTCGCTGGTAGTGCTTGGTGTGTTGGCAGTTCCAGCCGTTGCTTTTGCAGCTGGCGACCCTGCCGATATGATCCCGAAAGCGATTAACTTAGCAATTTTGCTTGGTGCTATCGTGTATTTTGGCAAAAAGTATGTCGTTGATTTCTTCTCGAATCGTACTGCTACTATTGAAAAAGAGCTGAATGCCGCTCGTATAGCCAAGCAAGAAGCGGAGCAGAAAGCGAAAGAGTACGAAGAAAAGTACCGTGCTGTCGAAAAAGAGCTTTCGGAAATGAAGGCGACTTCAGAGAAGATTGCTCAGGAAGAGCGCGAGCGGATTATTCGTGATGCGCATGAACTGGCCGAAAAAATGGTTGCCAATGCCAAGGCGTCAATTGAAATCGAATTCAAAAAAGCAACCAACACTATTCGCCAAGGGATTGTCGCAGAGGCGCTAGAGCAGGCGTCAGGTTCTTTGCGCTCTTCACTGAACGCAGCAAACAACGAGGTACTGGTAAAAGAGTACATTGTTGCGGTGAAGGGGGAGTCGTGA
- a CDS encoding F0F1 ATP synthase subunit delta, translating into MSQYVVAKRYAKAAYELLRDAGNTELFFDQVVPFADEILNDKSLAGFFLNPTVQRELKVEVMQKATAAIDATCGRFLVLLANKGRLEIMREIIRAYEELYNAEKNIVQADVRSAFALSDTTKEEIRTCLEALTNKKITMEVSVDDSLIGGMTAQIGSTLYDGSVRGQLDKLKESLVKA; encoded by the coding sequence GTGAGTCAGTATGTTGTCGCCAAGCGTTACGCCAAAGCAGCGTATGAGCTGTTACGTGATGCTGGCAATACCGAGTTGTTTTTTGATCAAGTAGTTCCTTTTGCTGACGAAATTTTGAATGACAAGTCCCTTGCCGGCTTTTTTTTGAACCCGACGGTGCAGCGTGAGTTGAAAGTTGAGGTCATGCAAAAAGCAACGGCCGCAATTGATGCGACGTGTGGCCGTTTTCTGGTGCTTTTGGCGAACAAGGGACGGCTGGAGATCATGCGCGAAATTATTCGTGCCTATGAAGAGCTGTACAATGCTGAGAAAAATATTGTTCAGGCCGATGTTCGCAGTGCTTTTGCACTGAGCGATACGACAAAAGAAGAAATTCGTACTTGCCTTGAGGCCTTAACCAACAAGAAAATCACGATGGAAGTATCCGTTGATGATTCTCTTATCGGGGGGATGACGGCTCAAATTGGTTCTACGCTGTACGACGGATCCGTTCGCGGCCAGCTTGACAAACTGAAAGAAAGCTTGGTTAAAGCTTAA
- the atpA gene encoding F0F1 ATP synthase subunit alpha, producing the protein MQIKAEEISRIIKQQIEGFDKSFDVQETGKIISAGDGVVRIYGLENAMAGELLEFPGDLYGMVLNLEEDNVGAVLLGEATSVREGDLVKRTGKIAQVPVGEEMVGRVVNALGQPIDGKGPINAKQFGLIEKKAPGVITRKSVHEPMQTGIKAIDSMIPIGRGQRELLIGDRQTGKTTIAIDTILNLKTEDVYCIYVAIGQKRSTVAQVVKVLEENGAMAYTTVVAATASEPAPLQFLAPYCGVAIGEYFRDNGKHALIIYDDLSKQAVAYRQLSLLLRRPPGREAYPGDVFYIHSRLLERAAKLNDELGAGSLTAIPIIETQAGDVSAYIPTNVISITDGQIFLESDLFYSGQRPAVNVGISVSRVGGAAQIKAMKQVAGTMKLELAQFRELAAFAQFGSDLDATTKAVLDRGARLSELLKQSAYSPFKVEEQVASIYCGVRGHLDDIPVNAVRKFETEFLNFLRSQRGDVMTEIATKKQLDEATEGKLKAAIADFKKTFSA; encoded by the coding sequence ATGCAGATCAAAGCTGAAGAGATCAGCCGGATTATCAAACAGCAAATCGAAGGGTTCGACAAGAGCTTCGATGTGCAAGAGACCGGTAAGATCATTTCCGCCGGTGACGGGGTTGTGCGCATTTATGGCCTCGAAAACGCGATGGCGGGCGAATTGCTTGAATTCCCAGGCGACCTGTACGGAATGGTACTCAACCTGGAAGAAGACAACGTAGGTGCGGTTCTTCTTGGGGAAGCAACATCAGTTCGCGAAGGCGATTTGGTGAAGCGGACTGGAAAAATTGCTCAAGTTCCAGTAGGTGAAGAGATGGTTGGCCGCGTAGTAAACGCGCTTGGTCAGCCAATTGATGGCAAAGGGCCAATCAATGCCAAGCAATTTGGTTTGATTGAAAAGAAGGCTCCTGGGGTTATTACGCGGAAGTCTGTTCACGAGCCGATGCAAACTGGTATTAAGGCGATCGACTCCATGATTCCAATTGGACGTGGTCAGCGTGAACTTCTGATTGGCGACCGCCAAACTGGGAAAACGACGATCGCGATTGACACGATTTTGAACCTGAAAACAGAAGATGTGTATTGCATCTATGTAGCGATTGGCCAAAAGCGTTCTACCGTTGCACAGGTGGTTAAAGTACTCGAAGAAAACGGCGCTATGGCGTACACAACGGTTGTTGCGGCAACGGCTTCTGAGCCGGCTCCACTTCAGTTCCTTGCTCCATATTGCGGTGTTGCGATTGGCGAATACTTCCGCGATAACGGCAAGCACGCGCTCATCATTTATGATGATTTAAGTAAGCAAGCAGTTGCTTACCGTCAGCTTTCGCTCTTGCTCCGTCGTCCGCCAGGGCGTGAAGCGTATCCTGGTGACGTATTCTACATCCACTCGCGCCTGCTTGAGCGTGCGGCGAAGTTGAATGATGAACTTGGTGCAGGATCATTGACGGCGATTCCTATTATCGAAACACAGGCGGGTGACGTTTCGGCGTATATTCCAACAAACGTTATTTCGATTACCGATGGCCAGATATTCCTTGAATCAGATCTTTTCTACTCGGGGCAGCGTCCTGCCGTTAACGTCGGTATTTCGGTATCGCGTGTTGGTGGTGCGGCTCAGATTAAGGCGATGAAACAAGTTGCCGGTACTATGAAACTCGAATTGGCACAGTTCCGCGAATTGGCGGCGTTTGCTCAATTTGGTTCTGACCTTGATGCGACAACCAAAGCGGTTCTTGATCGTGGTGCTCGTCTATCTGAACTGCTGAAGCAGTCAGCGTACAGCCCATTCAAAGTTGAAGAGCAAGTTGCTTCTATCTACTGTGGGGTTCGTGGTCATCTGGATGATATTCCTGTCAATGCGGTGAGAAAGTTTGAAACAGAGTTTCTCAACTTCCTTCGTTCGCAGCGGGGTGATGTCATGACGGAAATTGCGACCAAGAAGCAACTCGATGAAGCGACTGAAGGCAAACTGAAAGCGGCTATCGCAGACTTCAAAAAAACGTTCAGCGCCTGA
- the atpG gene encoding ATP synthase F1 subunit gamma codes for MAGSKEIKRRIVSVKNTRQITKAMKMVSAAKLRRAQEAVQSARPYANKLREVIANLAARTSEDAHPMLANPKEVKKVLFYVFTSDRGLCGSFNSALIRAAKLAIQQKRSEGITVDVIAIGKKGRDAFRRDQGFQKAFIDITGRLNYDDVQTIAGELSESFMSGTYDEVHSVYNKFVTVLTQVPTAVRVLPIEATPNDGSDEEALGYLYEPSEEQLLAELLPKNVEVQVNAMLLNSMASEQASRMTAMDSATNNASEMLRKLSLKYNRARQAAITTELSEIIAGAGAL; via the coding sequence ATGGCAGGTTCCAAGGAAATTAAACGCCGGATTGTTTCGGTAAAGAATACTCGGCAGATTACTAAAGCCATGAAAATGGTTTCGGCTGCGAAGTTGCGTCGTGCTCAGGAGGCGGTACAAAGTGCTCGTCCCTACGCCAACAAGCTGCGGGAAGTAATCGCCAACCTTGCTGCCCGAACCAGTGAAGATGCTCACCCCATGCTCGCAAACCCGAAAGAGGTAAAAAAAGTACTCTTCTACGTTTTTACCTCTGATCGAGGTTTATGCGGAAGCTTCAACTCTGCCCTTATCCGAGCTGCCAAACTGGCAATTCAGCAAAAGCGCAGTGAAGGAATAACCGTCGATGTTATTGCCATTGGCAAAAAAGGGCGTGATGCATTTCGTCGGGATCAAGGATTCCAAAAAGCATTCATTGATATTACAGGTCGACTGAATTATGACGATGTTCAAACGATTGCCGGCGAATTGAGTGAAAGCTTTATGTCTGGTACGTATGACGAAGTTCATTCCGTCTACAATAAATTTGTTACCGTGTTAACACAGGTGCCAACAGCAGTACGGGTTTTGCCGATTGAAGCGACTCCAAACGATGGAAGCGACGAAGAAGCACTCGGGTATCTCTATGAACCTTCGGAAGAGCAACTCCTTGCGGAGCTGCTTCCGAAAAATGTGGAAGTACAAGTGAATGCCATGCTGCTGAACTCAATGGCCAGTGAACAAGCTTCCCGTATGACGGCGATGGATTCGGCTACAAACAACGCCAGCGAAATGCTGCGTAAGTTAAGCCTCAAGTATAACCGGGCTCGCCAGGCGGCCATTACCACCGAGCTTTCAGAGATTATCGCCGGAGCCGGTGCACTCTAA
- the atpD gene encoding F0F1 ATP synthase subunit beta: protein MNKGKITQVIGPVVDFAFDADKIPDIYNAIEMNIDGRRLVLEVQQHLGEGMVRAVAMDSTDGLVRGMEGADSGHAINMPVGQATLGRILNVIGEPVDEAGPVNADEYWPIHREAPAFIDQDTEGAMLETGIKVVDLLCPYAKGGKVGLFGGAGVGKTVLIMELIRNIATEHGGYSVFAGVGERTREGNDLYHEMIDSKVIDKAALVYGQMNEPPGARMRVALSGLTIAEKFREEGRDVLFFVDNIFRFTQAGSEVSALLGRMPSAVGYQPTLATEMGNLQERITSTKTGSITSVQAVYVPADDLTDPAPATTFAHLDATTVLNRSIAELGIYPAVDPLDSTSRILEPAVVGDEHYQVARSVQNVLQRYKALQDIIAILGMDELSEEDKQIVARARKVQRFLSQPFFVAEVFTGSPGKYVPVKETVRGFKMIVDGELDHLPEQAFYMVGTIDEAIQKGEKLQASVK from the coding sequence ATGAACAAAGGGAAGATCACACAGGTCATCGGGCCAGTTGTCGACTTCGCGTTCGACGCAGACAAGATTCCAGATATCTACAACGCAATCGAAATGAACATTGATGGCCGTCGCTTGGTGCTCGAAGTACAGCAGCACCTTGGCGAAGGGATGGTTCGTGCCGTTGCTATGGACTCAACAGATGGCTTAGTACGTGGTATGGAAGGGGCAGACTCTGGTCATGCCATCAATATGCCCGTTGGTCAGGCAACTCTCGGTCGCATTTTGAACGTTATCGGTGAGCCAGTTGACGAAGCTGGCCCGGTAAATGCCGATGAATACTGGCCTATTCACCGTGAAGCACCTGCCTTTATCGATCAGGATACTGAAGGGGCGATGCTCGAGACTGGTATTAAAGTTGTTGACTTGCTTTGCCCATACGCCAAAGGGGGAAAAGTTGGTCTCTTCGGTGGTGCTGGTGTTGGTAAGACCGTTCTTATCATGGAACTTATCCGTAACATTGCGACTGAGCACGGTGGATATTCTGTATTTGCTGGCGTTGGTGAGCGTACCCGTGAAGGGAACGACCTCTATCATGAAATGATTGATTCTAAGGTTATCGATAAAGCCGCGCTGGTGTATGGTCAGATGAACGAGCCACCAGGAGCACGGATGCGCGTAGCCCTTTCTGGGTTGACGATTGCGGAAAAATTCCGCGAAGAAGGGCGCGATGTTCTCTTCTTTGTCGACAACATCTTCCGCTTTACCCAAGCAGGTTCAGAGGTTTCGGCTCTCCTTGGTCGGATGCCTTCAGCCGTTGGGTATCAGCCGACACTGGCAACCGAGATGGGGAACCTGCAAGAGCGGATTACGTCGACCAAAACTGGTTCGATTACCTCGGTTCAGGCTGTTTACGTTCCTGCCGATGACTTGACTGACCCAGCGCCTGCGACGACGTTTGCCCACTTGGATGCGACCACAGTTCTGAACCGTTCGATTGCCGAACTGGGGATTTATCCAGCGGTTGATCCACTTGATTCAACGTCACGGATCCTTGAGCCTGCTGTCGTTGGTGATGAGCACTATCAGGTTGCGCGTTCGGTGCAGAACGTGCTGCAGCGCTACAAAGCATTGCAGGATATTATCGCCATCCTTGGTATGGACGAACTGAGTGAAGAAGATAAGCAAATTGTTGCACGTGCGCGTAAAGTTCAACGCTTCTTGTCGCAACCGTTCTTCGTTGCAGAAGTCTTTACTGGCAGCCCTGGGAAATATGTTCCAGTAAAAGAAACCGTCCGTGGCTTTAAGATGATCGTCGATGGTGAACTTGACCATCTGCCTGAGCAAGCGTTCTACATGGTTGGAACGATTGATGAGGCGATTCAGAAGGGCGAAAAACTGCAAGCCAGCGTTAAATAA
- a CDS encoding F0F1 ATP synthase subunit epsilon: MAETIGFELITPQKQLLKLDVEQVSMTGIEGDFTVLPNHTPFLTALKLGELTYVVDGKETHVFVDWGFCEVLPHQVTVLAETSELAIDIDIEEARNKKMQVEEVLQRAEYEDTIAFERARVELIRQIMRISIAEKYGR, from the coding sequence ATGGCTGAGACCATCGGTTTTGAGCTGATTACCCCACAAAAGCAGCTGTTAAAGCTTGACGTTGAGCAAGTTTCTATGACTGGCATCGAAGGGGATTTTACGGTTTTACCAAACCACACTCCCTTTTTGACGGCACTTAAACTGGGTGAACTTACCTATGTTGTCGACGGGAAAGAAACGCACGTTTTTGTTGACTGGGGCTTTTGTGAGGTTCTGCCTCACCAAGTTACCGTACTGGCTGAAACAAGTGAATTGGCAATCGATATTGATATCGAAGAGGCTCGGAACAAAAAGATGCAAGTGGAAGAGGTTCTGCAGCGTGCAGAATATGAAGACACCATCGCATTCGAGCGGGCTCGGGTTGAACTGATTCGTCAGATTATGCGTATCAGCATTGCTGAGAAATACGGCAGATAA